In Thermospira aquatica, the following proteins share a genomic window:
- the recG gene encoding ATP-dependent DNA helicase RecG, whose product MYLGDLRSCSLESLDFITNRQKRILQKFGFESVYDLITYFPFRYEDRKEIASIEKSLLWQKPVTTIVRVIEHDHIYFQNKRHPKIIIQDDTMRAALVGFHRPYLSKNLRIGEKYWIYAQFTMKYNEIQTSSFEFEPYQENVQPKNFGRIFPIYRLPGELSLKEFHTILKKLLDSYLPQMEDEIPVYAVTGHKLLTKEEAYREIHFPTDQKLLYRARLRIAYEEIFGIQIAIQLKRRAVSSYTKPARYQKREKTDALIGELPFALTNDQKKAMEEIFHDLCSPHPMHRLLQGDVGAGKTVVAFFAMLLAAENHHQAALLAPTESLAFQHYENLVRMVKDRVDVALLTSSTTLAERKNILARLKSGDIALIVGTHALLQPDVVFSDLTTVVFDEQHKFGVEQRIALAKKGNHPDMLVMTATPIPRTIALTLYGDLDISIIRQKPSDRLPVRTHWIRPSEYHQMREFIRKQLEQGRQAFFVYPVIEASEKLELKSLEHYYHQIREWFKPFSAVLLHGKMSTEDKMVSLESFRSGRAPILVSTLVIEVGIDVPNATVMVIESAERFGLSQLHQLRGRVGRGRHQSFCFLVTEEDITPEGKERMEIMCRTEDGFEIAEADFKQRGPGEILGVRQSGLPELKVANLYDHRFLAMCTEDARRIISYDPQLTLPKHQGIVQGILRFLPLDYLRSG is encoded by the coding sequence ATGTACCTTGGTGACCTTCGTTCATGTTCTTTAGAAAGTCTCGATTTTATCACGAACCGACAAAAAAGAATTCTTCAAAAATTTGGCTTTGAAAGTGTTTATGATCTGATAACCTATTTCCCATTCCGTTACGAGGATCGCAAGGAAATTGCTTCTATTGAAAAAAGCCTCTTATGGCAAAAACCAGTGACAACAATTGTACGTGTAATAGAACACGATCATATTTACTTTCAAAATAAACGACACCCCAAGATCATCATCCAGGATGATACGATGCGGGCTGCTCTTGTAGGATTTCATAGACCGTATCTGAGTAAAAATCTTCGTATTGGGGAAAAGTACTGGATTTATGCTCAGTTTACCATGAAGTACAATGAAATCCAGACATCAAGTTTTGAATTCGAGCCTTATCAGGAGAATGTTCAACCCAAGAATTTTGGCAGGATTTTCCCCATTTACCGATTGCCTGGAGAACTTTCTCTCAAAGAGTTTCACACGATTCTTAAGAAACTGCTTGACAGTTATCTTCCCCAGATGGAGGATGAGATCCCCGTCTATGCTGTTACAGGACATAAACTTCTCACAAAAGAAGAGGCGTACAGGGAGATACACTTTCCGACTGATCAGAAGCTTTTATATCGTGCTCGTCTCCGTATTGCTTATGAAGAGATCTTTGGGATACAGATTGCTATCCAGCTAAAACGAAGGGCTGTCTCCTCGTATACCAAGCCAGCCCGCTATCAAAAGAGAGAGAAAACAGATGCTCTCATAGGTGAACTTCCCTTTGCTCTGACAAATGACCAAAAAAAAGCCATGGAAGAGATTTTTCACGATCTCTGTTCTCCCCATCCGATGCACCGTCTCTTACAGGGAGATGTAGGAGCAGGAAAAACTGTGGTGGCTTTTTTTGCGATGCTTCTGGCAGCCGAAAATCATCATCAGGCCGCACTTTTAGCACCTACAGAATCCCTGGCGTTTCAGCACTATGAAAATCTTGTTCGGATGGTCAAAGACAGGGTAGATGTTGCCCTTCTTACCTCGAGTACCACGCTCGCCGAACGGAAAAATATCCTTGCTCGTCTGAAGAGTGGAGATATTGCGCTCATTGTGGGCACACATGCCCTTTTGCAACCCGATGTGGTTTTTTCTGATTTAACAACGGTGGTTTTTGATGAACAGCACAAATTTGGAGTGGAACAACGTATTGCACTGGCAAAAAAAGGCAATCATCCAGACATGCTTGTCATGACCGCTACCCCTATCCCTCGTACCATTGCTCTCACCCTCTATGGTGACCTTGATATCTCCATCATCAGACAAAAACCCAGCGACCGTCTTCCTGTTCGTACACACTGGATCCGCCCTTCCGAATACCACCAGATGCGTGAATTTATAAGAAAACAACTCGAACAGGGAAGACAGGCTTTCTTTGTGTATCCCGTCATTGAGGCTTCGGAAAAACTCGAATTAAAAAGTCTTGAACACTACTATCATCAAATCAGGGAGTGGTTCAAACCCTTTTCAGCTGTTCTCCTTCATGGAAAAATGTCCACAGAAGACAAGATGGTCTCTCTTGAGAGCTTTCGCTCGGGGCGAGCCCCTATCCTTGTCTCAACCCTTGTGATAGAAGTGGGTATTGATGTCCCCAACGCCACAGTGATGGTCATTGAATCGGCAGAGAGATTCGGACTCTCACAACTTCACCAGCTCCGTGGCCGCGTGGGAAGAGGACGACACCAAAGTTTTTGTTTTCTGGTTACTGAAGAGGATATTACCCCCGAGGGGAAGGAAAGAATGGAAATCATGTGCCGTACGGAAGATGGTTTTGAAATTGCAGAGGCAGACTTCAAACAACGAGGACCTGGAGAAATTCTCGGGGTACGACAATCAGGTCTTCCCGAACTCAAGGTGGCCAATCTGTACGATCACCGTTTCCTTGCAATGTGTACTGAGGACGCTAGACGGATTATCAGTTACGACCCACAACTTACCCTTCCTAAACACCAGGGCATTGTACAAGGAATTTTGAGGTTTTTACCGCTCGATTACCTTCGTTCTGGCTGA
- a CDS encoding sulfide/dihydroorotate dehydrogenase-like FAD/NAD-binding protein: MVIDEIVSHESVAPGVFRLSFYEPRIASHAKTGQFVIVIPLETGERIPLTINRADPKTNIITLVYQVVGKTTVLLSTLQPGQKLHAVLGPLGKPSHIEKLDKTVVLVSGGLGAAIILPEMYAFRAVGTLVVSVIGARTEDLLLFRDEFERHSDRVLIATNDGSCGVKGFVTDALETYLQEHASEVAFVKAIGPNRMMEAVTKIAAKYNLPTYVSLTSIMVDGTGMCGSCRVSIHGKIYHVCVDGPEFLAEGIDFTELENRNKRFQEMEKKAYETWCQCQPERR; this comes from the coding sequence ATGGTGATTGATGAGATTGTTTCCCATGAGTCTGTGGCACCAGGTGTCTTTCGGCTTTCTTTTTATGAACCGAGGATTGCTTCTCATGCAAAAACAGGTCAATTTGTGATAGTTATTCCTTTGGAAACGGGAGAGAGGATTCCTCTTACCATCAATCGGGCGGACCCCAAAACAAATATTATTACTCTGGTGTATCAGGTAGTGGGGAAAACGACGGTACTTTTGTCCACCTTGCAGCCAGGTCAGAAACTCCATGCAGTTTTGGGACCTCTTGGCAAACCTTCTCATATTGAAAAACTCGATAAAACCGTTGTCCTGGTATCGGGAGGGCTGGGAGCAGCCATTATTTTACCGGAAATGTATGCTTTTCGAGCCGTTGGCACTCTTGTTGTTTCTGTTATTGGGGCCAGAACCGAGGATCTTCTCCTTTTTCGCGATGAGTTTGAACGTCATTCTGATCGTGTGTTGATAGCGACCAATGATGGTTCCTGTGGTGTCAAGGGGTTTGTGACGGATGCCCTGGAGACCTATTTACAGGAGCATGCTTCTGAGGTCGCTTTTGTCAAAGCCATTGGTCCGAACAGGATGATGGAAGCCGTAACAAAAATAGCCGCAAAGTATAATCTTCCAACCTATGTGAGTCTGACTTCAATCATGGTTGATGGGACAGGAATGTGTGGCTCGTGTAGGGTTTCTATTCATGGAAAAATTTACCATGTTTGTGTGGATGGTCCAGAGTTTCTTGCAGAGGGGATAGATTTTACAGAACTTGAGAATCGAAACAAACGTTTTCAAGAGATGGAGAAAAAGGCTTACGAAACGTGGTGTCAGTGTCAGCCAGAACGAAGGTAA